The region gtatcTTTCGGCTCAAGACCAGAATATTAAAAGTTAACCAAAAATCCAAACCAATCTTGCGCGTGGcttattaaaatgaataatacatttatcGGGAGCGCTTGGTTTTATGGACTCACCGTGCGGCACATCCAAATGGAGTACAAGACCTGGAAGGCGTTGTAGAAGACCATGATGCGCTTGAGGTCCATGGGCTTGCGGTTCTTCATGTACTCGGGGCCGATCTTGAGCACGAAGGCCAGGTAGACCAGCACCACGGCCACCACGGGGGCGGGGGAGCTCATCAGGAACCAGCTGTCCACCGTCTCATCTGGGGCACAATCGAACATTAGtgtgtaatatatattttggtcATATTTCCACTCACCCACTCCCTTCGAGAGGCCGGAGATGCGCTCCTCGACAATCTTCATGTAGGTCGTCATTCTGGCTCTGCAATTGGCAACTGGAAGAAAAGGTTTACGAGCTTTAGAAATTGTCGGCCAAAATCGAGAATTCAGAGCCCGACGTCCGCACGCCGCGTTGCCAAAATATTGAATGAAAAAAGGTATTCTAAGTCGCGATCGCTTGGAGAAGCTCGGCACGTTTCCTCCAGCTCGGCTCGCCGAGGAGCGTGCTGTGCATCGGAATTTCTGGCGAGGCACGCCAATGATTTATTAATGAAAGGCGCGAAGAAATCGCCTATTGAGTTATCCCCAATCGAGTGATGAATGACGACAGCAAGTCGGGGCACAGAGATTAGCCCTACAGCTAGGCACCTCTCTCGCATCGGCGGCCAAACGAAGATGCCTTCAAGATCTTGGATTCTTGACTAAACCACGACCGCAAGTCAGTGGCTTGGAAACCTGAACAGAGCCGGACTCAAGGCTTCATTTGAATTTCTCGCCTTGGCACTAAAGATTCGACTAACTTTGGCATTCATCTTGGCATCTATCCGGGCACCGgtgtatgttttttatttttcagataCAATCGCCGCAGCACACGGACTTAATGTTCTAGCCAATGGCACCCATGTTCTTGCCTCACattgttatttaaattgcaCGCGGAAAGAGTTTGATTGAAAATGAACCATCAAATGTATTCAATTACAGGGCAGCCAGAACCCGTTTCGTCGGTCATTACATAATGTTTTCGGTGGCTGTTCTCTGCGTTAACCACTGACCTAGCCAACTCGAACCGGAACTCGCTCGGCAGAAGATTCTCGAAGAGATCTATATATACAGATTGGCTTGTATAATTAGCTGCTGGGCTGTGCTAAAAGATATCCAGTTGGGGACGTCGCAGATCCGATCGAAACGAAACTCGAACTTGATTCTTGTTTGTTACTTTGAAGGCAGGGCCTGCTCCGCTATAATGATTCTGCGATGACTGGGGATTTGTTCTCTTCATGGGACTGCAGCCCTCTTCATGGATCACATGGCGTGTAATTGGATGTGGAGAGTCGGGCCGAAGAACAGAGCAAACACCTGCAGCAGCCGCTAATTGGACACACTCGGCGTATGATTGATATGTGCTGACTGCCGCCGATCGACAGCGACTGAGACTGGGTCTCTGTCAGGGTTAAAGCAATCCCAATCGCCATCGCAATCGCCTTCCCATGTCCATACACCCATTGGGTTAGCCTTTCCCAGATTGCTGATTGATTCGTATGCAAGGCACTTGGCTGCGATAGACTGACACTGGAGACAGGAAAAGTGAGCTGGCTGCCGCATCACCCTCACTGTAACGACGATATTCACGATCATCACCGCACATAGTCGACCAAAAATGTGACGCCCATTGAAAGTCAGGCGAGTGTTCCGCTGGCTGCCTTCGCAGCTGCTGACGTTGATCGCCCTGCCCCCCGGGGATTATGGGACGATGGCGTAGGCCCCCTTTTTGGGAAACCCCCAGCACCTTCTGCCACAGATTCGGAGCACCAAAAGGCCACCTCTGCCGGCAGCAGCTCGAAGTCTTCCgccttaaataaattaaaaataaacgcaGAAGCAACAGCCACATTCTGCCGCGCACGCATTAAAATTATGTGTATTGTATGCATAATTGATTTTCGCTTTTGCCAATTTCTGTACCCTTTAAGAGCCGGGCTGCCTTGTCAGCACTATCAGAACGACGGAGGCGATACTCGATACTCGGAACTGGGTTTATCCAGCACTCGAACACGGCTCTGCCATAATTTCAAACGTTGTGACTAATTCGAAAAGTATCTAAATACCCAAAAGCGCTGTCCGTCTGTCTCGGTGCGGAAAAGCACCGAAAAAAGCGTTAATTTTTACGATTTTGcctctaaaaataaaaggttCGGGTAAAAACAACTTAATTTGCCACTAATTCGAAATCTAATGAAGGCCGGTGGGGCATTAGTCTTTCACATCTGTCTTTATATCTGACTGCgtctatctgtatctgtagctgctgctgcgatttaaatgttattaatgtGCCACAGGCAAGAGCTGCAAGTTTTGCATGTTTATTTTGCAAGATTGCGCATAGAAGGCAGGGGTGTTCTTGGGGCCATGTCGCCACGTGTCTACACAGGAAACTATACTATGAAAATTTGGCAACATAAATATGCAGCTTATATTTCTTAAGATTGTTTGTTGGTCGTTACAAAATCCCCAAACTAGCTGGCTCCCTGTGCAAACTGCAATCCAATGGGCGGATGTTTTCTATAGATTACACGCCTCGTAGCACGATTTTCACACGCACTCGAGTGTTCGCCGAATGACAGCAATTAGCCATGTGAAATTCCCGAATACATTAACATTAGCCCTTACCCATGGGGCGTCAGAAGTTTGGAGGTGTTGCAGGTGCACGGCAACCCAATGGCTGAGCCCATAAAAAGCAGGGGTTCTAAGTACAGGGTATGTCACCGGGTCGAGAAGccagaaaattgtttaattttcccCAACGCCGTGCACATTGTTTTCCCGACGTGGCTCGAAGAGTGCAACAGGTTAATCATTTAGTTTTGCCTGTGTCAAGTGCACATGTTTTATGGTTTCATGCTTGCTTAGCGctgtaaattaattttttctgccAGCCGAGGCATTTACAGAGGAGGCAGCAAATCGCGCCGCGTCAGCCAGCACTTGGCGAACCGCAGAAACGCCACATACACATCCATAACTATAACCCACACGGTGGAAAAAGATATGATCAAATATCTATTATtatcgaaatatttttaaaattctattaaaatattcaatttttttttatagatactGCGATCTAAAAAATGAGTAATACTGGAATTAAAAACAAGATCTTAGTAATGAAACTTCTGTTGTTGAAAATGCTTTATAACGTTATTAGTTTctatttatgaaatttagaaaaccccctaaaataccatttttccctgtgcacaGCCAGCCAGAGTTTGTGGCTGGTGACTTTTCGGGCCGACTGACAACCTTTAATTacttggcaaatatttgcggCGTTAATTGGATTTTTTCCTGGCCCAAACTTCGGAGCGTCTGTGTTTTCGCTAGAAACTGTAACGGATACACAGCCCACGGCCTCTTCGTGGGAACTCGGACTTCTAATTTGTTTGCCTAACCATGAAATGTGGTCATCTTCGCGAGGGGGTGTGCATAATGGCTGGTTGCTGGGTGGCTTGGGAAGGCCCCTCGGCCGGTGCAGCTGCAAATTGAATCGCAATCGATTACAAGTTCAAATCGTTTAGTTTTGGCCGCCTCAATGCTGCAGCCAGAGTCTTGGCCTTGGCTGACTGGCAAAATTGCAGCTCCTCAAGCCAGTTTTCAGCGCTTAATCTATGTACGATGCATTGGGTTAAGGTCGACGAGAAAAATCAGACAgtggcagttgcagttgcagttgcagcggCAGAACTAGCCAGGCTTGGGCTGGCAACGTACGCGGCCAATCCAGTTTCAGCCCACTTTGGCCAAGAACTGCTCTCTAATTTAGGCAACACTTTCACAACCTCCCCCAGTAAATGGATGTCACTTCCGTACCTGTTGGCTCTTAGGCTTTGGGCTCTGGGCTCTGGGCTCTGGGCTCTGGGCTCCCTGCTTCGACGCTCGAACTGGGCTAACACACACACGACGCtctgccacacacacacactgtcGCACGACCGTAGCCTGGGGACTCAGCTTCAGATACGGACTCGAGGCTCGGACTCGACTGCGGCAAACGCCAAGAAGACACTAATATGGAGTTCTACCCGCTCGGctgtataaataaacaaaatgaacgGGCTTCGCGGACCGGCCAACTTTTGAcgccgccgtcgccgccgcGGCGGGCAGCGCAGTCGACGCTCGGCCCGCTCGGCGTATACTTAAccttttttaatacatttttgcgTCACTCGGCCGGGTTCGATGCGATGCAAGTCGAAGTCGCGTTAATGGCCAATTCGAGTTGCGCgctcttttcttttttcagtTTAGCACTAGTAGGTTTTGGTTTCTTTGGTGATTTTTGGCTTTCTGGTGCTAAGGTCAAGTTTGAAGCCATTAAAGCGAATGTCTGTGGCGAGAAAAGAAAGCAAAACTGCCAACGATAGCAGCTACATGCGAGCGGGTTCTCTTGGTTTATTTTGAACAAGTTTATTAACCCTTTCCCGGTTGGCCAAAAAAGCATGCAGATCCTATCGCGaaaagagcggcaaaaagaaAACGAAAGCAAAGAGGGTAGCAAAAAGgtacacagagaaaattaagtacatttaatgataaattgaATATGCAAGGTATCTCTAATATATGGGGAAAACTTATTTAACAAAACATACAACATGCAACTTAGTTcataatcataaataaatactatGCAGCTACAAAAAGCTACTCAGATTTTGCTTTTATGCCACTGAAATTTGTAGGGATGCATTTCCTAGGGAAAATGCCAAAATGGATGGAATAATATACGCCGGGTTTTAAGACTTTAATTATTAAGTGATAATTAGGTTACCTGGATTTTGCGTCATCCCAAATACTTTGTTTTGATGTTGTGATAACAAAAACCCCAGTTTTCATCTTActctaataaattatttgtaaacaatttaaatggaaCACCTCTAAAGTTTAGCAAACAACCTTCCAAAAACAAGTTAAATTTCCCCTTATGTTATATTaagtaataattattaaaatatttatgcagtttataataaaaactttcTTAAACCCTCTAATAATGTAAAAACCTcaaataaaactataaaatgGCTGACCGACTTAGCTGATTTTTTTCCGTGCACCCCTTCCTAGCAGCCAAATTGGCTTTAAATAAACCGCTGGACAATTGATTTATTATCGCTGTCACGTCATTGAGACGGACTCAATGGGCAGCACACATACTTGAGGTACGAATGTAGGCGACACGCCCCAACTCTATTACGGGCACTTACTTAACTTACGCAAACAGGGATTTACGGGCGTACTTAACACATTTTTGGGCCGATGGGAAGCGATTAGCCGGCCCACCGATGGGGAATTTCACTCGCTTTCCCAAAGTCCCGAATTGTGTGACCCACTGCTCCACCCACGTGCTAAGTGCCCGGccaaatattcaaatatttgccGCAGTCGATGCACTGCAGCTGTATTGGTCGCCGCTCTTCCGGGTCTTTAGCATTTCCATTTGAGCCACATGGCGGCGGGCCAAAAGCAACAAGCCGTTTTGCATTTGTTATCGCCGCTCGCCATTCAAGCGGCGCGTATTATCGCCGCTTCTCTTTCGTGATCATGACCCTGAACTTCAGCGCTACTAATATTAATACAGTCGATTAAACCGCTAGCCGGGGTCTGTGCGAAATCTGCTCCTTGGCCGAGTTTCTGACGGCGCTGGTCAGAACGCCGAGAGCTGATTGATGGTATTGGCCCGGATTCGTCAATAGGGCTTCGTCTTTTTGTGCTGTCCCTGAGGAAAGCAAGGAAAACTAGTTCTatggatatttttttaattttgaacgaTTTTAAGAAACAAAGACGAATGCCTCAAcgtattagtttttatttgcttataccTTGCAATAAATATTCTATGGGGGCTGTTAAGGAGTAATTAAATTGAGTTTTTGAGAAGCGGCCAAACAAGTGAACTTTTATAGGCCTAGACGGCCGGTTATATTTCCTgactatcaaaatattttcaaaacagtGATTACGTTTTAAtatagttaaaaatatataaatagtaATATATCTCTGtatataattgttttaataGACTTTTTAAGCTATAcaatttttgatatttgtcgagtattaaaaaatttaattgcaaagtTTCTTGATGATTTTGGTAACAGTTTCTAAGGGAATAAAGTTCTTTCCACTGCAGATGCTAATATTAACTAATTTTGACATCTTAACTTAAacctttattatttaaatttaaaaaccactAGTTCTTGTTTTGTTATATAACACATTATCTTCTTTCAGTGCTCGCGACGAGCTTTCTGGCTTTCCGGAACCCATCCAGTGAAATGCAAATATATGCAAACTTAAGTAGGTAAAATCCACGGGAACTCACTTTGCCATTTCAACACTACCAGTTTTGAGTTGACTTCATTGATTCATTCTTAATTGATTTTGATAAGGGgttttaggaaagtttttaaaacaatttttctgTAACTTTGTTGTTGACGAACTGAGGAGAAAGACTGTATTCTGATAATTTACGTCTTGTAATTTCGTCACGGTCGACAATTTCTCATGAAAAGTATATTGTATGTGAAGTATTTAGGTAAATAACCAATATTTAAACAGTAGAATTATCACCTTTGATCGCCATTAAAAAGTTGTGGGCTCCCAACAATGTTTGGCTAATAATGAAAGCACCTTGTTTACCGGGAGCAATGAGAATTTGTGGTCGGCGGTTTCAAATTTTGGCGGGCTGCTTTGGGAGTTGCCATACTGATTTACCGAGCTGGTACATACGAAGCAGTGTTAACAGCTGTTAACAGCTGTTGCAGCCAAGAGTGACTGCATTTCTGGTGTAACATATGTTTTCCAGAGATTTTCCTTTTCCCGCAGACGGTCACActgaaagaaataaagaaaaaaagttGTATGGGAAAACAGATGAAAAACTGCAATTGTATATAATTGAAACAAGTGCAGTAAGTAGTTTTCCGCGCCAGTGTTTACTCCAGGGCCTGGTGTTGAAGTGACGTCAATTGCGCGACTTTCGAGTGGTAAGTGAGTAGTGACGAATTGCCAGTGAAATCGAGTGATTAACCCTTCAACGGCCTGAAACTTCGGGAAGGGAAAATGGGAACGCAAATGAACTGCGCAACTGGGGAGCAGGTGTGGGTCAAACCAGTTGGTGCTGTTCCCTTTACACGTGGCCTTTCGACTGGGTTTCGGGGGAATCGTATTTTCCCTGTGAAGGTTTCCCCGAAAACGCACTTGCTCCTTAACCCACCGAAAACCGCGCGTCCCATTTGGACCCCATTATGTAAAATCTTAATTGGCAGCTAATTCCCTAAGTGATAAACACACAAAGCAACACAAACTCACGAAAACCAGATACACACATACGCTGTACACAAACCGATTCATTGGGGAATACAAAGGTCGTTCCATACTGCATAGCCAGGCGATCGGGACAGactaataaacaaataaataagtacaTATCACATTTCCCAGTTAAGCTAGCGTTGAACGAACAACCGTTTCACATTGCCTGCGAGCAACTAAATTCGAGCGTATCGTATTGAGCAAAACTCTTTTAATTACAGAACCCATTTGCGGAGTGCCCAACGGATCCGGGATCATCTAGGCCATGGACTCGGCCACCACTCTTCTCGAGCGACACAGCTCGACGGCCGATCTAAGCAGTGGGCCTGCTGAAGTTGAGGTTACCACGCGGGCCAGGGCCACCTTTGGCATGGATGCCGCCGGAAATGCGACGGCCGAGGGAGAAACCACCACCACGGCCACTCTGCGCTCAGCAGGATCTGACGAAGACATCTTCGAGCAGGTGCAGATGATCCTGCGCAAGCGTCGGGGCTGGGGCCCCGAGGATTCCCTCAGCCCCAACGATCTCGACCTCCTGGAGTACGATGATGAGTTGGTAGAGGAGGACGACGCTGGGTGTCCACTGCCCTCCACCCCGGAGGACACACAGCTGATCGAGGCGGAGGTGAGTTGGGGTTACCAACCTCTGCTCCCCCCAGGTGGAAAAGTACAAGTTTAAatcaacaaaacatttttcgaGCTCTTATCGCTGACCCGCCCGCCATGTGGTTATCGTCTGCCACTTGTTAGTCGCAATTTTCCGACTGCGCAGGCAGTCATTTAAATGTCGAACTCTTATCAATACAAATGTTGCATTGGCCCAGTGACTAGTTGCCACATTCAAATGTACCATAGCCGTGGAGGGCGGTAAAACCTTATCTTGACCATTTCTCTTGGTTTATGACTCACTAAATACCATTGCTCAATTTGTTGCCTATTGCAGAGctataacaatttaaaaccTTATCTATCTATGCCTTTAATGCCTGCTCAAAAGCTGTCAAGTATAATTCCTTGATTTCAGGCTTAAATTTGGCCAATCAGCAGATTTCGCTGACTGGCTGAGAGGTCAGGCTCAGATTAAATTCGAAAAGCTTCTGTGTAGGCCCTTACACGACAGATActgaaaaaatagaaaaaaatcacTTCGATGCGGTGCTGATAATGCCCGGAGAGAAGACTGTTTCGGTCGCGCTTATCTTATCGCTAGAACGCATTCGGTGCTTTCTTGTTCCGCCAACAACGTCTAAACAAATTGAGCCGACTGAGTATGCGACTGTTAGAAGCTTCAAAGTACGAACGCTCATTGTTTCGCACACTTAGTTCTAGTTCTGTTCGAATCTCTGTTACACGCTCAATATGCAGACCCAGCCGGAGGTTGTAGTGCGTGTCAACCCGGATCTGGAGCCGGATGTCAGTCAAGAGCCGAAGAGCCCTCAGCAGCAGGACCCAATCGAGGCGCAAGCTGAAAAACAAGTCGTTAGTCGCATCCGCTTTTAGTTTCTTTGCTATCCCGTAGTCTAAGCTTATCGTATCCGTTTTGAGGACGTATTAATGTCTTATCAATCTATCCCACAGATGACGGAAGTGCTGAAGGCTGGCGTTCTCTCCGATGAGATCGATTTGGGCGCGTTGGCCCACAATGCCGCCGAGCAGGCAGAGGAGTTTGTGCGCAAGGTAAGCGAAGGGTTTAAGCCTGGTGGAGAATGGCCTAAGTGGAGGATACCCTGTCAAGATCTTtgattttttgccatttttgttttcctttaaataaatagtgTACGTCTTGTGACTGTCTTTATTTTATGTGGTGGTTTGTAGTTTTATTGTTGTCCAGTTGCATAAACccattaacaattttaattttataccaTTCCTAGGTCTGGGAGGCCAGCTGGAAAGTGTGCCACTACAAAAATCTACCCAAGTGGCTGCAGGATAACGACTTCCTACACCGCGGCCACCGGCCACCGCTCCCCTCATTCCGCGCTTGCTTCAAATCGATTTTCCGCGTGCACACGGAAACCGGCAACATCTGGACACATCTGTTGGGctgcattgccttcatcggcgTGGCTTTGTACTTCATTTCCCGGCCCTCGGTTGAGATTCAAACGCAGGAGAAGATCGTCTTTGGCGCCTTCTTCATCGGGGCCATCGTGTGCCTGGGTTTCTCCTTCGCATTTCACACATTAAGCTGTCACTCGGTAGAGATGGGAAGACTGTTTTCAAAGTAAGTTATTACGGGTTATTGGTGGATTTTTATTCATCCATTAATATATCTACAGACTTGACTATTGTGGAATTGCGCTGCTGATCATGGGCTCCTTTGTGCCTTGGCTCTACTATGGATTCTACTGTCATTACCAGCCGAAGGTGATTTACCTGTCTGTGGTGTGCGTTCTGGGCGTTCTCTCCATCGTTGTCTCGCTGTGGGACAAGTTCTCGGAGCCGGCCCTTCGGCCCTTGCGCGCTGGCGTGTTCATGAGCTTTGGTCTGTCCGGCGTGATTCCGGCGATCCACTACAGCATCATGGAGGGCTGGTTCAGCCAGATGAGCCGCGCCAGTCTTGGATGGCTGATTCTCATGGGTGAGTGTGGCTGAAAAGGGACTAAATAATGAAAACTTTATGACCATATATAATTTGTAGGCCTTCTCTACATCCTTGGCGCCCTGCTGTATGCTCTCCGTGTTCCCGAGCGCTGGTTCCCTGGCAAGTTCGACATATGGGTATGCATTTGGAATAATTTTGACCTTTGGACCCTCCTAATATTCTATCATTTCGCAGGGCCAATCTCATCAGATATTCCACATCCTGGTCATTGCGGCTGCCTTTGTCCACTATCACGGCATCTCCGAAATGGCCATGTACCGCGTCATGTACAGCGAGTGCACCGTTCCCATCGAACCAATCACCTTCTAGATGCTGAAGCAGATGCCAAGGAACAATCACCGTGAAAGCACATACAATCCCCTTCATTTCATACAAATAATAATGCGAACTAGTGCAGTTTTACAATGCAACCTTTTTAGCGTTTGGTGAGCATTTGTACCTTGTTATTCAAATTCGACGGAACCATATTCAAGAGACATACACAGTCAAATTCCGCGTATTTAGCATCAAAATCTTACATAAAGAAACCTAGCAAACACAGTTGATTGTCGAATCAAATCTGCAGTAGAGTAATCAATATATGtacaattatttataaaattccgAATCGTCTACTTAATGTTATTCTAAGTTGATCGACCTTTGGGGTAGTGCAGGAATGCTTGCATCTGGAATTGGCAATATGCTAAACATAAGCCAGGAGCCATCGCGAGGTGGCTTCCGCTCAGGGTTACCGTTGCTATGAACGTTTTCAAAAAGCCAGCCAAGCAATTTCTACTTTAAGTTATGCAATTAGAACCTCCCTTTGTGGAACTAGAATATACCGCTTAGAATTGTTAGGGTTGTATGGATAGTCAACATACATTTTTGTCGTTAAATGGGGTCTGATTTAACATGCACACCTACACACTACACATCACACACTTCGCATCCATATCCATGCACTCGGACAGCAGAACCAGCGCGAATGAAACCCTCGATATTATATCACCGTATACATTATAGTTGCAGATCTTTCACATAACATAATGCGaatcaaaacaataaaaaactgaaaagaCTTCTAAACTCTCGCTTGGTGACATTTATTAaaccatattttttattgcttgtcaaaaggtatatgttaagaTGGCTGATTGCGATTTGGCAATTCGGTTGCCGTCACCCTAATGCCTGGCCATAAATATCGCCCCAGAGAACTAGAAATCCGCATTGGGGTTATTAGTGGATTTCGGTGTGCTAGGCGAGGGCATTTGCGAGCATTTGCCGCTGATGACTGGGCGAATGCTGAGTTGACTTTGACCCCCTTGGTGAAGTGAGCAGCCGTGGTCTAGTGTTCGCGATCTCGGATCTCGATCTGATTCCTCCGCTGCCTTGTGTTCTATGCGGCGTCATTGTCTTCGCCGTGCGCTAGATTTATACAACGAATCAACCTTTTATTCTGCCTTTCGCAAACGATCGAACTTTGTACTTGACAACTTTTCGGCACGTGTCTTTCAACTAAATGCGATTGCAGTTTTTTTACTTCAAAAATTCAAGTTCAGCAGCTAAAAAGGCAAGTGACTCGGTCGAAATAAGGCGAAAATCAGTTCGGAAGTTGAGCAAAATGGAGAAAACCAAAGTcaaagagaaatattttaaaaataccttaATGACTCGTAAGCATGTGCATAGCTAATGGTACAGTGTGGACTCGGTGAGAGGATTTTTACGGTATTATCATCTTTTGTACATATTTATTAATCtcattatttaaatgattatttttataataatataaaatacattacTTCCCTTATGTGGAATAAATGTGCAGTGCGGTCTCGGTGGCTGGATTTTTAGggtattgttattattattggtaATGTGTACAGATTTATTAATCTTATTATTAATAACTGGTAATATAAAATACTTTACTTCCCTTATGTGGAATAAATGTGCAGCTTTTTCTTTACAATCGATTTATCCATCAAACTCTCGTCTGATCCGCCCCCGAGTGCcattaaatctaaaaatattgCTAAGAGCCAGcgtattttacattttacgtTTAAAAAAACCGTGGTGCGGAGGTGCATAAAAACACCCAGCAGTATTGTATCCCCAAGCCCGCGCtttataaaaatgcaaatcaagTGGCTGCAAATTGGTGCCAGATGGGGAAATGCCTTTGTTTTCGAAGGCGGGTCTTGAGCTATTCGATGACACTGTTTGGCACTGATTTACTCAACCCCCTTACAAGTGTCAAAAGATTGTCATTAGACTCAAGTTTGATTTGCCACAGGCAGCAACGCAGTTATAAATGGGCTTTCACTTTCAGTTAAATACGATGTTCAGAGGCCAACGCACGCACAGGTCTGAGCTCTAATTACCCTCATTGCACATAATTAGACTGACTGCGAGACCGCTCAGTGGGCCAAGCTATCCGGAAGAGAAGCTATCGCCACTTGGCTGTCATAGGCACTGCGAGATATGCATCAGCATCCGCGTATCGGTGCTTTGTGCAGTTCAATGTCGGCGGCGGCAGACCCCAAATGCGTACTCATATGCAGAGTTCAGTTGAGGCTGCCACCCAGATTCGGCTTTCAGCGCTTTATTAATGGTCTTGTGCAGTTGCCTTTTCGCGTTGAATTCAATAAACATAGAGTAGCCCAACTGAGACTGCGGGTAAGACTCGGACTCGGTCTCGGACCCAGACCCAGGCCCAGACTCAT is a window of Drosophila biarmipes strain raj3 chromosome 3R, RU_DBia_V1.1, whole genome shotgun sequence DNA encoding:
- the LOC108031970 gene encoding adiponectin receptor protein isoform X1; amino-acid sequence: MDSATTLLERHSSTADLSSGPAEVEVTTRARATFGMDAAGNATAEGETTTTATLRSAGSDEDIFEQVQMILRKRRGWGPEDSLSPNDLDLLEYDDELVEEDDAGCPLPSTPEDTQLIEAEMTEVLKAGVLSDEIDLGALAHNAAEQAEEFVRKVWEASWKVCHYKNLPKWLQDNDFLHRGHRPPLPSFRACFKSIFRVHTETGNIWTHLLGCIAFIGVALYFISRPSVEIQTQEKIVFGAFFIGAIVCLGFSFAFHTLSCHSVEMGRLFSKLDYCGIALLIMGSFVPWLYYGFYCHYQPKVIYLSVVCVLGVLSIVVSLWDKFSEPALRPLRAGVFMSFGLSGVIPAIHYSIMEGWFSQMSRASLGWLILMGLLYILGALLYALRVPERWFPGKFDIWGQSHQIFHILVIAAAFVHYHGISEMAMYRVMYSECTVPIEPITF
- the LOC108031970 gene encoding adiponectin receptor protein isoform X2, which codes for MDSATTLLERHSSTADLSSGPAEVEVTTRARATFGMDAAGNATAEGETTTTATLRSAGSDEDIFEQVQMILRKRRGWGPEDSLSPNDLDLLEYDDELVEEDDAGCPLPSTPEDTQLIEAEVWEASWKVCHYKNLPKWLQDNDFLHRGHRPPLPSFRACFKSIFRVHTETGNIWTHLLGCIAFIGVALYFISRPSVEIQTQEKIVFGAFFIGAIVCLGFSFAFHTLSCHSVEMGRLFSKLDYCGIALLIMGSFVPWLYYGFYCHYQPKVIYLSVVCVLGVLSIVVSLWDKFSEPALRPLRAGVFMSFGLSGVIPAIHYSIMEGWFSQMSRASLGWLILMGLLYILGALLYALRVPERWFPGKFDIWGQSHQIFHILVIAAAFVHYHGISEMAMYRVMYSECTVPIEPITF
- the LOC108031970 gene encoding adiponectin receptor protein isoform X4, with translation MQTQPEVVVRVNPDLEPDVSQEPKSPQQQDPIEAQAEKQMTEVLKAGVLSDEIDLGALAHNAAEQAEEFVRKVWEASWKVCHYKNLPKWLQDNDFLHRGHRPPLPSFRACFKSIFRVHTETGNIWTHLLGCIAFIGVALYFISRPSVEIQTQEKIVFGAFFIGAIVCLGFSFAFHTLSCHSVEMGRLFSKLDYCGIALLIMGSFVPWLYYGFYCHYQPKVIYLSVVCVLGVLSIVVSLWDKFSEPALRPLRAGVFMSFGLSGVIPAIHYSIMEGWFSQMSRASLGWLILMGLLYILGALLYALRVPERWFPGKFDIWGQSHQIFHILVIAAAFVHYHGISEMAMYRVMYSECTVPIEPITF
- the LOC108031970 gene encoding adiponectin receptor protein isoform X3 — its product is MQTQPEVVVRVNPDLEPDVSQEPKSPQQQDPIEAQAEKQVMTEVLKAGVLSDEIDLGALAHNAAEQAEEFVRKVWEASWKVCHYKNLPKWLQDNDFLHRGHRPPLPSFRACFKSIFRVHTETGNIWTHLLGCIAFIGVALYFISRPSVEIQTQEKIVFGAFFIGAIVCLGFSFAFHTLSCHSVEMGRLFSKLDYCGIALLIMGSFVPWLYYGFYCHYQPKVIYLSVVCVLGVLSIVVSLWDKFSEPALRPLRAGVFMSFGLSGVIPAIHYSIMEGWFSQMSRASLGWLILMGLLYILGALLYALRVPERWFPGKFDIWGQSHQIFHILVIAAAFVHYHGISEMAMYRVMYSECTVPIEPITF